The DNA region CAGAAGTGAGTTCAAAAGTTCCCGAAGCGAGCTGATCCGTCTTGGACCTTTCAGAGGAACGATATCATGTAAACCGTCTTTCAAATAGAACAGAAAAAAGGTCGCCCAATTGGGCGACCTTTTTTCTGAGAACCATCAAGAAGGTTTCGACATGTCCTCAAGCTCTTTGATGGATTTTTCGATTGCTGCTAACTCTTTTTCAATCTTCTTTTGATGAGGGGCGATCGATTGCTTCCACTCTTCAATGGATTGGGTGAGGTCAGCTGCAACATCTTTAATGGTGTCGAGGCTTTCCTTCGATGTGTGCTGAAGCTGTTGGGCAAGCTCACGAGCTTCCATTTTAATGTCGTCAATCTGTTGTTTCCAGTTTTCTGCAGTGCGTTTGACATCTAAGCGAAGCTGACGTCCAGATTTTGGCGTGTTGAGAAGTGTGTATGTACCTGCCGCCAAACCGCCTATTAAAAAGCCGATAAAAAATGATTTAGGTTGATTGCTCACAGTAGGTTCTCCCTTCTATGCTTGATTTTTGCGAAAGTCCTTCATGAACGAAGCAAGTGCTTCAACGGAGTCATAAGGCACAGCGTTGTAAATAGAGGCACGGCATCCACCGACGGAGCGATGTCCCGCCAGACCCGAAAAACCACTGTCCTTGGCTTTAGCGAGGAACACTTTTGTCGTATCCTCATCGGGCAATCGGAAAGTGACGTTCATTTTGGATTCACTTCCGGCAGCTGCATGAGGTGTGTAAAAGCCGTTGCTTTCAGAAATGGTCTGATAGAGAAGCTGTGCTTTACGATTGTTCTCCGCTTCTACGACTTTCACTCCTCCTATGTCCTTTACCCGTTGCAAGACAAGCGATAACATATAAATGGCAAAGGTTGGTGGTGTATTGTACAAGGAATCTGTTTTGGCATGTGTTTCGTAAGACAGCATTGTAGGAATAGAAGAATTCACTGCTTTCCAGTCTTTTCTTTTTATTACGACAGTGATTCCTGAAGGACCTAGGTTTTTTTGTGCGCCAGCGTATATCAAAGAGAACGAACTGACATCAATTGGTCGTGATAAAATGTCGCTGGACATATCACAGACAAGTGGCGCTTTTTGTAATGTCTCAGGAAACGATGTCCATTGTGTTCCGAAAATTGTATTGTTTGATGTCACATGGACATAGGCAGGATCATCCGACAATTGTAGCTCTTCTTCAGTAGGGATGTGGGCGAAGTTGCTCGCTTCGGTTGTTGCTGCGATATGTGGCTTGCCAAAAAGCTTTGCTTCCTTCAGCGCTTTTTGAGCCCAAGCCCCCGTGATGACATAATCTGCCGTTCCACCAGCCGGCAAGAAGTTCATAGGTACCATTGAAAATTGAAGACTTGCTCCACCTTGCAAGAAAAGCACGTCATAATTTTCTGGGATGTCCATTAGTTCTCGCAGCAAGGCAGACGCTTTTTGATGCACTTGATCATAGGCAGCACTTCGATGGCTTAATTCCATAACAGACATGCCCGTGCCTTGAAAGTTCAGTAGCTCTTCTTGTGCTTGGGCGAGTACTTCTTTTGGTAAAGCTGCAGGTCCTGCGTTAAAATTGTAAGTAGGTGTGCTCATGCGTTGGTTCAATCCTTTCCCTAGGAGTGAATATGGGCTGAAATTGTTGCTGCGATGTTGTGTAAATCGTCTTTGCTATAGGCGTCCTCATGGGTTTTCCACACAGCACCAAACCCGTCGCCTTTTCCGTAACGTGGAATGAGATGAAGATGATAATGAAAGACAGATTGACCAGCCGGCTCCTCATTGTTGTTAAGAACATTTAACCCAATAGGGGAGAAGCTTTCTTTTATAGCGATTGCGATTTTAGGAACAGCCGAATAAAGTCGTGCAGCCTCCTCTGAGGGAAGTGTGTAAATGTCCTGATAATGATGCTTTGGAATGACAAGCGTGTGCCCCTTCGTCACCTGACTTAGATCGAGAAACGCAAACACATGCTCATCTTCATAAACTTTCGCAGATGGGATGCTCCCTTTGGCGATGCTGCAAAATATGCAATCCTCCGTAGACACTGTATCACTTCTTTCCATAGAGTAAGATGGTTTTATTTTATCATAAAATGCTGTGGTTGCCTAAAGCTTACCGGCAAAATAGATGACTAGGAGTGGGTGTAGATGCACCATTTTATCGCAGAAGCTAAAAAACGCATTGCCCCTTTTCCTTGTGAAGGATTCGTCGTTGGTTCTGGTGATGAAGATGCTTCCATTATGCTCGTCGGAGAAGCCCCAGGGAAAACCGAGGTGGACACGGGAGCTCCCTTCACAGGTCGTGCTGGCAAGGTGTTGGACGAGCATCTAGCTCTTGCGGAATTGACGAGGAAAGATGTGTTTATCACAAGTGTCGTTCGAAGCAGACCATATCAAGTCAATGGAAAACGGGACAAACTCGGCAAACTGCCGAATCGGGCACCATCAAAGAAAGAAATTGCAGCGCATGCGCCTTTTTTGGATGCTCAAATACGCGTTGTTCGCCCGCAACTGCTCGTGCCTCTTGGCAATGTAGGTTTACGACGACTCATTGGGGATCGCGCAAAAATTACTGTTGTTCATGGGAAGCATTTGGTCCAGCCAATCTTAACGTATCAAGATGAAACGTACACGTTCTCATCGCAGAGGCATGAGCTATGGCCGATGTTTCACCCAGCGGCGACGTTGCATAATCCAAACTTGCGTCCTGTTGTTAGGCAAGATTGGATTTCCTTTGGAGAAGCGATCAAAGCTGGCTTAATAAGTGGGAAGGGGCGTTCAAATTGAATGTTCAAATGTTAACGATACACACACTGATGCTTCCCTTAAAGCAACCTTTTGTGACACACTCCACAACGATTCACGAAAAACCAGTCGTGATACTTGAGCTGACAGACGGGGATGGTCTATCAGGTTACGGGGAGCTGGTTGCGTTGCCAGACCCATTTTATACAGAAGAAACTTATTTCACAGCGAAAACGATGATCGCAGAGGTCCTTTGGCCGCTTCTTCATCAGGCCTTTCCCATTTCTCACCCAAAGGAGCTGCAACGGGTGTTTCGCCACGTAAAGCGAAACAAAATGGCAATTGCCGCAATTGAGTCGGCTTTCTGGGATCTTTACGCTAAGCAAAGTGGTCAGCCATTGTATCAATTGCTTGGAGGAACAAAGCAAAACGTTCAGGCAGGGATCGCGATTGGACAGAAACAACGACAGGAAGACTTATTTCATGCGATTCAAGAGGCGATAGAACAAGGCTACAAACGAGTGAAGCTAAAAATATCAAAAGACAACGATCTTCAACTTATTAAAGCAGTAAGGGAGCGATTCCCATCTGTCCCGTTAATGGCAGACGCTAATTCTGCGTACACACTTGAAGACCTTCAGCAGTTAAAGCAATTGGACGAGTTCAATCTTTCAATGATTGAACAACCCTTCGCCTATGACGACTTTTTGGATCATGCGGTTTTGCAGGCAGAGCTGAAGACGCCTGTTTGTCTGGATGAAAGCATCGCCTCAATGAATGACTTGAAGACAGCTATTGCTCTTCAAAGCTGTCGCATTGTGAACATTAAAATCGGGCGAGTTGGGGGATTGCAGACTGCCATAGAAATGGTTGCATTTTGTCAGGAAAAGAACATTGGTGTGTGGTGTGGTGGGATGATTGAATCGGGGATTGGCAGGGCGCACAACATCGCCTTTGCAACATTGCCTGGTGTTGACCTCCCAGGAGATTTGGTGGGGTCAAGTCACTATTGGGAACGTGACATCATTGCCCCGGAAATAACGGTCCATAATGGTTTAGTGGCAGTATCGAGTCATTTTGGCTTAGGGTACGACTTGCAGGAGACTGTCTTTGCACAGTTGGTAAAGCAAACAGAAACCTTAACAGTGTAAGCCGAAGAAATGTACGGAAAGCATCAGAAGTGCACGAACGGTATGGCAATTGGTACAATAAAGTAGAGAAGGAGTGAATGAGATGTTTAAGAAGATATTAAAAACGATAAAAAAGTATTCAGGTAGCTCGAGCAACCGCAAACGCAGAAGGTATTCGCGTAGCTACAGCAGGAGCTCAAGCGATCGCGGCAGAAGAAGATATGCGCACAGCTATAGCAGGAGCTCGAGTGATCGACGTAGACACAATCCGTATAGTGGGAGTGGCCGCTACAAGCGACGTGGGCGTAGTAGCAGCTAAGCACGTACCATTGTCAGTGTCGATTTAAGAGCCTCCTCCGCTTCTATTGCGTTATGAAAAGGCTGATCAATTCCGAGAAGCCGCTTTAGCAGAGTAGTAGTTGCTGGATGCAACGTAAGCTCTTCTGTCCAAGGGAGAGCTTTTTTCCTTTTTGTCTGAAAGGTAGAGTACAACAAAAACAACAACAAATCGCCGGCATCATACAAATCCTCTAAAGCATGCCGCGTTTTTTGCTCTTCGGACAACCCTTGACTCCCGGTCCTCGCTAAACCAAAATCGATGATAGATAAAGCGCCATGTCGTAATATCATATTTGGTGTTCTGAGATCCCCATGAAACACCTCATGCAAATGCAGGTCAGCGACCACCCCAACAACATCTGTAATCAACTTTAAGGACTCTTTCTCAGAAAACGCACGCTTTTGATCAAACAACACATCTTCAAGGTTTTCTCCCTCGACATACGTCATCGCAATAAATGTGCGCCCTGCGTTCGTAAAGTGGTCGAGGTAACGTGGAACCGCTGGATGATGAATCATCTTTAATACGTCGACTTCATGGAGAAATTGCTTCTGGTCATCCATTTTTGAACGGCTCGGACGGAGTTGCTTTAACACACAGGGAGAATCGGTTTCCGATTGAACGGCAATGTAGGCAAGGCCAAAGCTACCAGCACCAAGGTGACCAGTAATGCGGTAAGCCTCATTAATTATTGTCCCAACCGGCAATGGATGGTCTTTTAATTTACGGTAGAGAGACCTGAAAAAGGTAGTCATTGGAGGGTATCCTTTTCATAAATATCGTATTATAAACAAAGAAGAGCGCAGCTAAGGCGCTCTCAGAGTAAAAATAATGCTAAATGATAGATAGAGTTTTATAAAAAGTAGAGAAAACGATCTTTTTTCCGAAACGTACAGCTTGGTGCCATCAGGGCAATGAGCACCGGATAAGGCAAAGCAACGAAGAAAGCGAGCGTTTCTCCACCTATTTAACCTAAGGTAGAATGAAAACGTTTGTCTTTCGAGGCGCAAAGACTTGGGAGGCGCGGAGTTGCCATCAGGGCAATGAGCACCGGACAAGGCAAAGCAACGAAGAAAGCGAGCGTTTCTCATCTGCCTTAGTGCAATATATCCTTCTTACCAGGATACCTCTTCGGAAGAATAAGCATAAGACCTTTTCGATCATACACAGCCTCCATCAAAGCAGGAACCACATCGTCAAAGTAAAAATGCTTTTCCCAGTGTTCCGTTTGATTCTCTTCCTTCAAAGAGGCTGCATTTAGACTGATGGTGTGTGCATTATGACTAACCGTAATGGCGTGTGTATCATGATCAACCGCAATTTCAATGACGTAAGCATCCTTTGTGTCAAGAACACTGGCCGTTTGTGTGCTAATGCCTCGCTCAGTTTGGATTCTGGTCATTAATTGCCCCACGACACCCTCTGATGATTGGCGTTCTGTTTTTACGAATCGATGAGACACAATACAGCCCCCCTTTTTTTCTTTCGGTGGTCTTAGTCTTTAGTGTACCTGAAGATGAAGGGATCTACAAACCATACTTTCCCACTTCATTAATAGGTGTCAGTTTGTTTGACAGTTTGTTCGAAAAGTTTAAAAAACCATTGATGGAAATGATACTTGGTATGTTATTATAAGACTACTTTAAAGGTCGGTATATGTTTTGGACAATTTGACGAGGAGGAGGGGTTATATGAAAAAGGTTTGGCGCTCAAAATTGTTTCTCAGGTACTTAGTATCGTATTTTGTGATTTTCCTTGTGCCTTTTCTCGTCATGGGTGTCATTTTATATCAGCAATCCGTTGTCCAATTGCGGTCAACGATAGAAGAATCCAATATGAGTAAGCTGAAGCAGCTGCAAACGTTCTTTGATGGGCGTGTAGAAGAGCTGTCTAAAATGGCTTCCCAAATTTCTTATGACCACCGACTAACACCATACATGGTTCAGCATTCGTATTTCGGCCAAGAGGCGATTAGAGAATTGAGTAAATATCAAGTGAACAATGCCATCATTCATGATTTATATCTCTATTATCCGAACAGTCCTTATATCTATTCATCAAAGGGGATGGCCTCGTTAGATGTCTTTTTCTCACGGGTATTTTCATTCTCAGATTGGGAAAGGTCTGATTTTCAAAAACAAATGAAAGCGCTTCAAGAACCGTTGTTTGTTTCTCAACAAGTTCAGGCAAGGAATGAGAGAAATGAGCGCATGCTTACTTTGATCTATCCGATCCCGCCAAATACACCATCTCATCACGGGGTTGTTATGTATTTCATTAAAGAGGCAAAGCTGCTTAGCAGTATGCGAGATGTGTTGGGGGATACAGAAGGCGGCGTTTTTGTCATGAACAACAATCAGGAGGTGATTGTTGATTTTAAGAATGAATTTGACGGCGCGAACGGACTTGAGGCGATTCAGTCCGCTGAGCAGGGGATTTCCTCCACCATCATAAACAAGAACGCTTTTTCTATTATGAAAGTAAACACCGAAGACACGGGTTGGTCGTATGTTACGGTGATCCCTCAAAACGTTATGTTTAGCAAACTTTCATCAATGAAAACGGCGTTGTTCTTCTTAGCCGCCTTACTCGTGATGTTCGGTATTGTCGCATCCTACATGCTTTCCCTAAGAAATTATCGGCCCGTCGATCATTTGCTTCACCTTGTGCAAAAGAAATCGACCAGACCATTGCGAGGGAACGAACGACCGAAAAATGAATTGACGGGATTGCAGGAAGCACTAGAAAGCCTCTTTGCCGAGAAAGATCAAATGGCTAAAAAGTATGGGGAACAAGAGCCTTTTGTCCTGCAGCAATGCCTTTTACAACTTTTAAAGGGAGATCATGCGAGCAAACAGCAGGCTGAGACTCTGTTGAAACAGCACGGAGTCCGTTTTAAAGGAAAAGCAGGCTTTGTCTTGCTTATTCGTACCGAAAACGTACAGCAAATTGAAGGGATGATCAGTGGGCCGTTGCAGCACATCGATATGAAGGGTGCAGAAGCGTTCGCTGTTGAGCTCGTGCATGACGAATGTGTTGCCTACGTCGTGGATGTGCAGCAAGGTGGAACGAAAGAGCATGTTGCAGCAATAAAAGCAAAGCTTGCGCCGTATTGGGAAACGATGCCTGCACTGGGTGTTGGTCGTCTTTATAAAGCGTCAGAGGGTTTTCATCCATCTTTTGTCGAAGCGATGGGCGCGTTGGAGTATACGAAAATACTTGGCAAGGATAACATCTTTTTTGCAGATATTGATCGTGATGCAAAACCTGACCTTTGGTATTCGAAAGAACAACAGGTTCGCCTTGTTCAAAGTGTTAAAACAGGTGCTCCAGAGATTGCGGTGAACACGTTGCAGGAAATGTTCACACAGCTACGGACGACAAACTGGGACCCATCTTTCGTAAAATGTGTTTGTTTCGACATGATCAATTTGGTTTTACGGACCTCGCATGAAA from Aureibacillus halotolerans includes:
- the serC gene encoding 3-phosphoserine/phosphohydroxythreonine transaminase, which codes for MSTPTYNFNAGPAALPKEVLAQAQEELLNFQGTGMSVMELSHRSAAYDQVHQKASALLRELMDIPENYDVLFLQGGASLQFSMVPMNFLPAGGTADYVITGAWAQKALKEAKLFGKPHIAATTEASNFAHIPTEEELQLSDDPAYVHVTSNNTIFGTQWTSFPETLQKAPLVCDMSSDILSRPIDVSSFSLIYAGAQKNLGPSGITVVIKRKDWKAVNSSIPTMLSYETHAKTDSLYNTPPTFAIYMLSLVLQRVKDIGGVKVVEAENNRKAQLLYQTISESNGFYTPHAAAGSESKMNVTFRLPDEDTTKVFLAKAKDSGFSGLAGHRSVGGCRASIYNAVPYDSVEALASFMKDFRKNQA
- the menC gene encoding o-succinylbenzoate synthase encodes the protein MNVQMLTIHTLMLPLKQPFVTHSTTIHEKPVVILELTDGDGLSGYGELVALPDPFYTEETYFTAKTMIAEVLWPLLHQAFPISHPKELQRVFRHVKRNKMAIAAIESAFWDLYAKQSGQPLYQLLGGTKQNVQAGIAIGQKQRQEDLFHAIQEAIEQGYKRVKLKISKDNDLQLIKAVRERFPSVPLMADANSAYTLEDLQQLKQLDEFNLSMIEQPFAYDDFLDHAVLQAELKTPVCLDESIASMNDLKTAIALQSCRIVNIKIGRVGGLQTAIEMVAFCQEKNIGVWCGGMIESGIGRAHNIAFATLPGVDLPGDLVGSSHYWERDIIAPEITVHNGLVAVSSHFGLGYDLQETVFAQLVKQTETLTV
- a CDS encoding YtxH domain-containing protein, with translation MSNQPKSFFIGFLIGGLAAGTYTLLNTPKSGRQLRLDVKRTAENWKQQIDDIKMEARELAQQLQHTSKESLDTIKDVAADLTQSIEEWKQSIAPHQKKIEKELAAIEKSIKELEDMSKPS
- a CDS encoding serine/threonine protein kinase, yielding MTTFFRSLYRKLKDHPLPVGTIINEAYRITGHLGAGSFGLAYIAVQSETDSPCVLKQLRPSRSKMDDQKQFLHEVDVLKMIHHPAVPRYLDHFTNAGRTFIAMTYVEGENLEDVLFDQKRAFSEKESLKLITDVVGVVADLHLHEVFHGDLRTPNMILRHGALSIIDFGLARTGSQGLSEEQKTRHALEDLYDAGDLLLFLLYSTFQTKRKKALPWTEELTLHPATTTLLKRLLGIDQPFHNAIEAEEALKSTLTMVRA
- a CDS encoding HIT family protein; the protein is MSTEDCIFCSIAKGSIPSAKVYEDEHVFAFLDLSQVTKGHTLVIPKHHYQDIYTLPSEEAARLYSAVPKIAIAIKESFSPIGLNVLNNNEEPAGQSVFHYHLHLIPRYGKGDGFGAVWKTHEDAYSKDDLHNIAATISAHIHS
- a CDS encoding AraC family transcriptional regulator; translation: MKKVWRSKLFLRYLVSYFVIFLVPFLVMGVILYQQSVVQLRSTIEESNMSKLKQLQTFFDGRVEELSKMASQISYDHRLTPYMVQHSYFGQEAIRELSKYQVNNAIIHDLYLYYPNSPYIYSSKGMASLDVFFSRVFSFSDWERSDFQKQMKALQEPLFVSQQVQARNERNERMLTLIYPIPPNTPSHHGVVMYFIKEAKLLSSMRDVLGDTEGGVFVMNNNQEVIVDFKNEFDGANGLEAIQSAEQGISSTIINKNAFSIMKVNTEDTGWSYVTVIPQNVMFSKLSSMKTALFFLAALLVMFGIVASYMLSLRNYRPVDHLLHLVQKKSTRPLRGNERPKNELTGLQEALESLFAEKDQMAKKYGEQEPFVLQQCLLQLLKGDHASKQQAETLLKQHGVRFKGKAGFVLLIRTENVQQIEGMISGPLQHIDMKGAEAFAVELVHDECVAYVVDVQQGGTKEHVAAIKAKLAPYWETMPALGVGRLYKASEGFHPSFVEAMGALEYTKILGKDNIFFADIDRDAKPDLWYSKEQQVRLVQSVKTGAPEIAVNTLQEMFTQLRTTNWDPSFVKCVCFDMINLVLRTSHEKGIALTTSAYALTSFSSISELERSLIDFTRKLCTTVQEHQRKSEEEIQKQVVDFIEANYCQHRMSLNVISESFQLTETNSSRLIKEWTGTTFTAYIWELRLKKAKERLQTSDESVKKIVKDIGYVDVANFTRKFKKTTGMTPGEYRQNARIHKSYASH
- a CDS encoding uracil-DNA glycosylase codes for the protein MHHFIAEAKKRIAPFPCEGFVVGSGDEDASIMLVGEAPGKTEVDTGAPFTGRAGKVLDEHLALAELTRKDVFITSVVRSRPYQVNGKRDKLGKLPNRAPSKKEIAAHAPFLDAQIRVVRPQLLVPLGNVGLRRLIGDRAKITVVHGKHLVQPILTYQDETYTFSSQRHELWPMFHPAATLHNPNLRPVVRQDWISFGEAIKAGLISGKGRSN